A window of the Schistocerca nitens isolate TAMUIC-IGC-003100 chromosome 5, iqSchNite1.1, whole genome shotgun sequence genome harbors these coding sequences:
- the LOC126260453 gene encoding uncharacterized protein LOC126260453, producing the protein MDWDPRRSQPLTWHYTASSVLRYNVRFLNISGLWPLQGLQLFRILIAIIVTLCLGHIAEAGINLCTLRGELEDYTLALSNVSVIIVGVLKVAIFLRNEGSFCFLVRWLDALVERQGEYVRDQPSREAIFREARQRASRISKGLDAYNLSLLTLWTVAPLIASSGDKRLPFQQLPMANTTTFPLYELSYALQGTSVIIICLINVHLDCFFTAVMILIGAQLKLVGSRIADLHPRNVAVKNDSIIDGLYKDLCLCIQTHQDITRYI; encoded by the coding sequence ATGGACTGGGATCCACGGAGATCACAGCCGCTGACGTGGCACTACACTGCTAGCTCCGTTCTCAGATACAACGTGCGTTTTCTGAATATATCTGGTCTGTGGCCACTGCAAGGCTTGCAACTATTTCGCATCCTTATTGCCATCATAGTCACACTGTGCTTGGGTCACATTGCCGAAGCCGGCATCAACCTGTGCACACTGCGAGgggagctggaagactacacacTGGCGCTGTCCAACGTGTCGGTGATAATAGTCGGCGTGCTCAAGGTGGCGATCTTCCTCCGTAACGAGGGCAGTTTCTGTTTCCTGGTGCGCTGGTTGGACGCGCTGGTGGAGCGCCAGGGAGAGTACGTGCGCGACCAGCCGTCGCGCGAGGCAATCTTCAGGGAGGCTCGCCAACGCGCCAGTCGCATCTCCAAAGGTCTGGACGCGTACAACCTCTCCCTGCTCACCCTGTGGACCGTTGCACCACTGATCGCTTCCTCTGGCGACAAGAGACTGCCCTTCCAGCAGCTGCCCATGGCGAATACGACAACCTTCCCACTGTACGAACTGTCCTACGCCTTACAGGGCACCTCCGTCATAATCATTTGTTTAATCAACGTGCATTTGGACTGCTTCTTTACAGCAGTTATGATTCTCATCGGAGCTCAGTTGAAATTAGTGGGCTCGCGAATCGCTGATTTGCATCCGCGAAACGTAGCAGTGAAGAATGATTCGATAATTGATGGCCTCTACAAGGATTTATGTCTCTGTATCCAGACTCACCAGGATATCACAAGGTATATATAA